A genomic window from Camelina sativa cultivar DH55 chromosome 2, Cs, whole genome shotgun sequence includes:
- the LOC104715588 gene encoding major pollen allergen Ole e 10-like: protein MKTQFWIFLLFLLLLNFFCQAARPVMTIRPESLVGPQGNTTFLEGTTWCVARPGASQAELQRALDWACGIGRVDCSVIERHGDCYEPDTIVSHASFAFNAYYQTNGNNRIACYFGGTATLTKINPSYGKCSYDVSKSEVSAARSLSMYKPRWLLMMYIGLLFLISRSC from the exons ATGAAAActcaattttggatttttctactttttctgCTTCTACTGAACTTCTTCTGCCAAg CTGCAAGGCCAGTGATGACGATTAGACCAGAGTCACTAGTAGGGCCACAAGGAAACACGACGTTCTTGGAGGGAACAACATGGTGTGTGGCTCGACCAGGTGCATCTCAAGCTGAGCTACAGAGAGCTTTGGATTGGGCATGTGGGATTGGGAGAGTGGATTGCTCGGTCATTGAGAGACATGGTGATTGTTACGAACCAGACACGATCGTGTCGCACGCATCGTTTGCGTTTAATGCGTATTACCAAACCAATGGGAACAATCGCATTGCTTGTTACTTCGGTGGAACAGCTACACTCACCAAGATTAACCCTA GCTACGGAAAATGCTCCTATGATGTATCCAA ATCGGAAGTCTCGGCCGCAAGATCTTTATCGATGTATAAGCCTCGGTGGCTCCTGATGATGTACATAGGACTTTTATTTCTTATTAGTCGGAGTTGCTAA
- the LOC104747635 gene encoding cell division cycle protein 123 homolog, with product MKEEEVNRCQIQNWYPKFRSITIRTKFHQLPESFISYLTDDSGPFLLPESVTNEDAMPNRVHNFEEEDDFQVSEGSDNEAETPLNPPSFPQLEIEIMESIETLGGTVLPKLNWSAPKDAAWISPSQNLSCTCFNEIALLFRSSDSLVHDLFNAYDSCSDKVSSRPESFYLALRKWYPSLKXFVNRFRHGSLVMRLPDSEIGQIPTVIFGTVNGVIGVIASLPQEQYTFLEKLQSSLRKVIKGVGGLSHEQWRSFNNEKRTAEARNFLDGDLIESFLDLSRNKMEDISKSMNVQVEELCKRVEELTRLH from the coding sequence ATGAAGGAGGAAGAAGTAAATCGATGCCAGATTCAGAACTGGTATCCAAAATTCAGATCCATAACCATTAGAACCAAATTTCACCAGCTTCCAGAGTCGTTCATCAGCTACCTCACCGATGATTCTGGTCCGTTTCTTCTCCCTGAATCCGTAACAAACGAAGACGCGATGCCCAATAGAGTCCACaatttcgaagaagaagatgatttccAAGTCTCCGAAGGTTCAGATAACGAAGCAGAGACGCCATTGAATCCCCCATCGTTTCCACAACTCGAAATCGAGATCATGGAATCAATCGAAACCCTAGGCGGTACAGTTTTACCGAAGCTGAATTGGAGTGCACCAAAGGATGCAGCTTGGATTAGCCCATCACAGAATCTTAGCTGTACTTGTTTCAATGAGATTGCTCTCTTGTTTCGTTCTTCGGATTCGTTGGTTCATGATCTCTTCAATGCTTATGATTCGTGTAGTGACAAAGTCTCTTCGAGACCAGAAAGTTTCTACCTTGCGTTGAGAAAATGGTACCCTTCTTTGAAGCNGTTTGTGAACAGATTCCGCCATGGATCTCTAGTAATGAGGCTACCTGATTCAGAGATTGGTCAGATCCCAACTGTCATCTTTGGTACGGTCAATGGAGTGATTGGAGTAATAGCTTCACTTCCTCAAGAACAGTATACTTTCTTGGAGAAGTTACAGTCAAGTTTGAGGAAAGTGATTAAAGGAGTTGGCGGCTTAAGCCACGAGCAATGGAGGTCGTTTAATAACGAGAAAAGAACCGCAGAAGCGAGGAATTTCTTGGATGGTGACTTAATCGAGTCGTTTCTGGATCTGAGTAGGAACAAGATGGAGGACATATCTAAATCCATGAATGTTCAAGTGGAAGAGTTGTGTAAGAGAGTTGAGGAACTCACTAGGCTTCACTGA